A DNA window from Ignavibacteriales bacterium contains the following coding sequences:
- a CDS encoding DUF47 family protein: MKIDKILKMLLPHDENFYNLLEESAQNLVKAGVVLRTLPLCKTQAQREDAARRIKDIEHDGDSITHRIFSELNSTFVTPIDREDIHELASALDDILDHIDGCANRFALYKITRVPKAVIQLIDVLILSIAELTNGVHLLRKLDEIEIFKASFTKVNEYENQADDIFDKAVADLFDKEKDPVQIIKLKEVFVGLETATDKCEDAANVLEGILIKHN; this comes from the coding sequence ATGAAAATTGATAAAATTTTAAAAATGCTGCTCCCGCATGATGAAAACTTCTATAATTTATTGGAAGAATCTGCACAGAATCTGGTAAAGGCCGGCGTCGTATTGAGGACGCTCCCATTATGCAAAACACAAGCCCAGCGTGAGGATGCCGCAAGGCGAATCAAAGACATCGAACATGACGGTGATTCGATAACACATCGAATATTCTCGGAACTCAATTCAACGTTTGTTACTCCAATTGACCGTGAGGATATTCATGAACTTGCCTCGGCATTAGACGATATTCTTGATCATATAGACGGATGCGCAAACAGATTTGCGCTCTACAAGATAACACGCGTTCCGAAAGCGGTGATACAACTTATTGACGTGCTGATTCTGTCAATAGCTGAATTGACGAATGGAGTTCATCTCCTGCGCAAACTCGATGAAATAGAAATATTCAAAGCGTCATTCACGAAAGTGAACGAGTACGAAAATCAAGCGGACGATATATTCGATAAGGCAGTAGCGGATTTATTTGACAAAGAAAAAGATCCGGTACAGATCATCAAGCTCAAAGAAGTTTTTGTCGGATTAGAAACTGCGACCGATAAATGTGAGGATGCGGCAAATGTACTTGAGGGCATCCTGATAAAACACAATTAA
- a CDS encoding L-threonylcarbamoyladenylate synthase, which produces MPITKIIQFFGEHLDPDDMNDAVATLRSGGLVAFPTETVYGLGADAFNPAAVQKIFDAKGRPSDNPLIVHVASLEIAWHFTTEISDKGLQLAKHFWPGPLTLVVKRKANIPDIVTAGLDTVAIRIPNHPVTLELLTRFEGGMVGPSANISGRPSPTSAEHVYHDLNGKIDIILDAGPTTIGMESTVIDVTLDPPAILRIGGLSREDIEQEIGETRRTSDQELLRRSPGTRHRHYAPKAHIVLIPRNDRDAFVQQLHKMKDDGKKVGIITYSEDLNAIETTRFHIILSSSVERYGRNIFRALRELDTLNVDCMLVESVEEKGIGAAIMDRLSKAAQNI; this is translated from the coding sequence ATGCCAATAACAAAGATTATACAGTTCTTCGGCGAACATCTGGATCCGGACGATATGAATGATGCAGTTGCAACGCTTCGTTCAGGAGGATTGGTTGCCTTCCCAACTGAAACAGTTTACGGTCTCGGAGCAGATGCATTCAATCCAGCTGCTGTACAAAAAATCTTTGATGCGAAGGGGAGACCTTCTGATAACCCCCTTATTGTACATGTTGCATCTCTGGAAATCGCATGGCATTTTACAACAGAGATTTCAGATAAAGGATTACAACTGGCGAAGCATTTCTGGCCCGGTCCGCTTACCCTTGTCGTAAAACGAAAAGCGAATATTCCGGATATTGTCACTGCCGGCTTGGATACTGTCGCAATAAGAATTCCAAATCACCCGGTAACTTTAGAGTTGCTGACAAGATTTGAAGGCGGCATGGTTGGACCGAGTGCAAATATTTCCGGGCGCCCAAGCCCAACGTCGGCTGAGCATGTCTATCATGATTTAAACGGAAAAATTGATATTATTCTTGATGCAGGACCGACAACCATTGGTATGGAATCGACCGTCATAGATGTGACACTTGACCCGCCAGCTATTTTACGCATTGGCGGATTAAGCCGTGAAGATATTGAACAGGAAATAGGAGAGACTCGCCGAACAAGTGATCAAGAATTACTTCGGCGTTCGCCGGGTACTCGCCATCGTCACTATGCACCGAAGGCGCACATAGTTCTTATTCCGAGAAACGACCGCGATGCTTTCGTACAACAGTTGCACAAGATGAAAGACGATGGAAAAAAGGTTGGTATAATTACGTATTCAGAAGATTTGAACGCCATCGAAACAACAAGATTCCATATCATTCTCTCTTCCTCTGTTGAACGTTATGGCCGGAATATTTTTCGGGCGCTTCGTGAATTAGATACCTTAAATGTTGACTGTATGCTTGTGGAGAGTGTTGAAGAAAAAGGAATCGGTGCAGCGATCATGGATCGTCTTTCCAAAGCTGCGCAGAATATATAG
- a CDS encoding (Fe-S)-binding protein, with protein MTTKAIVFAVLLLGAFGLFGVSLRRMIKLISIGMPENRLDHLWERFKKMMTVAFGQSKLFREPIPGLMHAFIFWGFLVLLSSVLEAIGEGLSSGFTFRFIGIFYQPLQFCQELFAGLVIAGICIALYRRYILRPKRLQVDRHAQLDATAILLTIFLIMTSLLGQNAVRLQTDLNQGGRFLSAALAPILTSSNVSTNNVLFEIYWWVHIVLVLGFLNYLPYSKHAHILTSVPNVFLSSLKPKGALKPIDLEAEGVEKFGATDVDDLTWKQLLDGYTCTECGRCTASCPANITGKKLSPKKIMTDIRHRVAEKGPLLFDGDKVAKVKEGEKDLLENTLLHHYLTAEELFACTTCMACVQECPVNNEHIPAIVELRRSLVLMESNFPPEVQVVFKNLETNFSPWAFPASARADWAEGMNIPQMSQANDAEILFWVGCAGAFDARYTKVTQAFATLMLKAGIKFAILGTEEKCTGDSARRIGNEYLAQMLMKDNITTLNGYNVKKIVTTCPHCFNTLKNEYPQFGGNYEVVHHTDFLLNLIHEGKLKVTKEEAAKVTFHDSCYLGRYNDIYDQPREILKAIPGVNTLEMKRSRFKGFCCGAGGGRMWMEENEGKRVNSERTEEALALKPDIIGTACPFCLTMLEDGVKDKEATESVKVKDIAEMLLAVVE; from the coding sequence ATGACAACGAAGGCAATCGTCTTTGCAGTTTTACTGTTAGGTGCATTCGGATTATTTGGAGTAAGTCTGAGGCGAATGATAAAGCTGATCTCAATCGGCATGCCGGAGAATCGACTGGATCATCTATGGGAAAGATTTAAAAAGATGATGACAGTGGCATTCGGCCAATCGAAGCTCTTCCGCGAACCGATACCTGGATTGATGCACGCATTTATCTTCTGGGGATTCCTGGTATTACTGTCGTCCGTTTTGGAAGCAATCGGCGAAGGACTCTCTTCCGGCTTCACATTTCGTTTTATAGGTATTTTCTATCAGCCTTTGCAATTCTGCCAAGAACTTTTTGCAGGATTAGTGATCGCAGGGATTTGTATTGCCTTGTACCGCCGCTATATTCTTCGGCCAAAGAGGCTGCAAGTTGATAGGCATGCACAACTAGATGCAACCGCAATTCTCTTAACCATTTTTCTTATTATGACAAGTTTGTTAGGACAGAATGCGGTACGGCTTCAAACTGATTTGAATCAAGGAGGTCGCTTCCTATCAGCGGCACTTGCTCCAATTTTAACTTCATCAAATGTATCGACAAACAATGTCTTATTTGAAATCTATTGGTGGGTGCATATTGTCCTTGTGCTTGGATTTCTGAATTACCTGCCGTATTCAAAGCATGCACACATACTGACATCGGTGCCGAATGTCTTTCTTTCATCCTTGAAACCAAAAGGCGCATTGAAGCCAATTGATCTTGAAGCTGAAGGAGTAGAAAAATTCGGTGCAACAGATGTTGATGATCTTACCTGGAAACAATTGCTTGATGGCTATACCTGCACTGAGTGCGGTCGTTGTACAGCGTCATGCCCGGCAAATATAACAGGTAAAAAGCTTTCCCCCAAGAAAATCATGACAGATATACGGCATCGTGTTGCAGAAAAGGGACCATTATTATTCGATGGTGATAAAGTAGCTAAAGTCAAAGAGGGGGAGAAAGATCTTTTAGAAAACACACTGTTGCATCATTATCTCACAGCAGAGGAACTGTTTGCTTGCACGACTTGTATGGCATGTGTACAGGAATGCCCTGTCAACAACGAGCATATTCCGGCAATTGTCGAATTGCGCCGTAGTCTCGTTTTGATGGAATCCAATTTTCCGCCAGAGGTTCAGGTTGTGTTCAAAAATCTAGAAACGAATTTTAGCCCATGGGCGTTCCCTGCATCAGCGCGCGCCGATTGGGCAGAAGGAATGAATATCCCGCAAATGTCGCAAGCAAACGATGCGGAGATTCTTTTCTGGGTTGGCTGTGCTGGAGCTTTCGATGCGCGTTACACAAAAGTGACTCAAGCTTTTGCAACGTTGATGCTGAAAGCGGGAATTAAATTCGCCATTCTTGGAACGGAAGAAAAATGTACCGGTGATTCTGCCCGGCGTATTGGCAATGAGTATCTTGCTCAAATGCTGATGAAAGATAACATAACGACTCTCAATGGATACAATGTGAAGAAGATTGTGACAACATGTCCGCATTGTTTCAACACTCTGAAGAATGAATATCCTCAGTTTGGTGGTAATTATGAAGTTGTTCACCACACTGACTTCTTACTCAATCTGATTCATGAAGGTAAACTGAAGGTTACAAAAGAAGAAGCGGCAAAGGTAACTTTCCACGATTCGTGTTACCTCGGACGGTACAACGATATATACGATCAACCGCGAGAAATTCTCAAAGCAATTCCAGGTGTGAATACGTTGGAGATGAAACGGTCGAGATTTAAAGGATTTTGCTGCGGTGCAGGCGGCGGCAGAATGTGGATGGAGGAAAATGAAGGCAAACGCGTCAATAGTGAGCGAACGGAAGAAGCGCTTGCGCTCAAACCGGATATAATCGGAACTGCTTGTCCATTCTGTCTGACAATGTTAGAAGACGGGGTGAAAGATAAGGAAGCAACAGAGAGTGTAAAAGTAAAGGACATAGCGGAAATGCTTTTAGCGGTGGTGGAGTAA
- the purE gene encoding 5-(carboxyamino)imidazole ribonucleotide mutase, producing the protein MILLNTEKSVQIPIVAVLMGSISDAETMEPARQILKEFDIPCEMKVLSAHRTPEQTIAYVKAAKVRGTKIIIAGAGGAAHLPGIIAAVTTLPVIGIPIKSKSLNGLDSLLSIVQMPAGIPVATVAIDGAVNAALLAVEILALASQELTTKLEGYRTKLQEKVLKSSV; encoded by the coding sequence ATGATTCTATTAAATACTGAAAAGTCGGTTCAAATACCTATTGTTGCTGTACTTATGGGAAGTATATCTGATGCAGAGACGATGGAACCCGCACGGCAGATACTGAAAGAGTTTGATATTCCGTGCGAAATGAAAGTCCTTTCCGCACACCGCACACCAGAACAGACAATTGCGTATGTGAAAGCAGCAAAGGTACGCGGAACAAAGATTATCATCGCTGGAGCCGGGGGTGCAGCGCATTTGCCAGGAATTATCGCCGCTGTCACAACATTACCGGTGATCGGCATTCCTATCAAATCAAAATCCCTTAATGGATTAGATTCGTTGCTGTCTATCGTTCAGATGCCAGCTGGTATTCCAGTCGCTACAGTTGCCATCGATGGAGCGGTGAATGCCGCATTGCTTGCCGTAGAAATACTTGCACTTGCTTCTCAGGAACTTACCACAAAACTTGAAGGCTATCGTACAAAATTACAAGAGAAAGTTCTGAAGTCTTCCGTTTAA
- a CDS encoding inorganic phosphate transporter, with translation MMSLIVFIVLIALVFDFLNGFHDAANSIATIVSTRVLTPRKAVLWAAFFNFLAAFLFTGHNVAKTIGKGLVTPSLVNENVILAALLGAIAWNIITWYYGIPSSSSHALMGGLGGAAIMRAGFGSIIWSGWIKTLIFIVVAPVLGMVLGFGMMMLLMWMFHKHPSSKINGVFRKLQLVSAAFYSLGHGANDAQKTMGIITILLINAQLIQTSGPDDFPIKWWIIIPCYTAISLGTMFGGWRIVKTMGQKVTKLKPVGGFCAETAGAFTLLITAFSGIAVSTTHTITGAIMGVGATKRMSAVKWGLAGKIVIAWIITIPVSALVSAGCYWMIERFI, from the coding sequence ATGATGTCACTTATTGTTTTTATTGTTTTGATCGCGCTGGTTTTTGATTTCCTCAATGGATTTCATGATGCGGCAAATTCGATTGCAACGATAGTTTCAACACGTGTACTCACACCACGAAAAGCAGTCCTATGGGCAGCGTTTTTTAATTTCCTTGCGGCATTCCTTTTTACTGGTCACAATGTTGCGAAGACAATCGGCAAAGGGCTTGTGACTCCTAGTTTAGTGAACGAAAATGTTATCTTGGCTGCGCTGCTTGGTGCAATAGCGTGGAATATAATAACATGGTATTACGGCATCCCGTCCAGTTCTTCACACGCATTAATGGGAGGATTGGGCGGTGCAGCAATTATGCGTGCAGGTTTTGGCTCCATCATCTGGAGCGGTTGGATAAAAACACTTATTTTTATTGTTGTTGCTCCCGTGCTTGGTATGGTATTGGGGTTTGGTATGATGATGCTTCTCATGTGGATGTTTCATAAACATCCATCATCAAAAATCAATGGTGTTTTTAGAAAACTGCAGCTTGTTTCTGCGGCTTTCTATAGTCTCGGACATGGTGCAAATGACGCGCAAAAAACAATGGGAATTATCACAATCTTGCTTATCAACGCACAGCTTATTCAAACGAGCGGCCCTGATGATTTTCCAATAAAATGGTGGATCATTATTCCATGTTATACCGCCATTTCGCTAGGAACGATGTTCGGCGGCTGGCGCATTGTGAAAACGATGGGACAAAAAGTGACAAAGTTGAAACCTGTAGGCGGGTTTTGTGCGGAAACGGCTGGTGCATTTACATTGCTTATTACCGCGTTCAGCGGCATTGCGGTCAGCACAACACATACTATTACCGGCGCAATTATGGGAGTAGGCGCAACAAAACGTATGTCCGCTGTGAAGTGGGGACTCGCAGGAAAAATTGTTATTGCATGGATCATTACAAT